A single genomic interval of Osmia lignaria lignaria isolate PbOS001 chromosome 9, iyOsmLign1, whole genome shotgun sequence harbors:
- the LOC117608970 gene encoding uncharacterized protein LOC117608970 has product MRRLSSKNKHKKSEMWSESSSDENGVARTNIIDSDDKMKAGKDNENAEMPKRGAAKKRASRSRHSQKEALENLDVEAEEEDTQSADAEEEKNVEKGGASKKLKKEDQKSNIIKDGNNKDEYEVEKIVGQRTIKGRRQFLIRWKGYGEDSDTWEQEEDLNCSQLIEEFLAEDEENHEEIKPKKSENSAKSPKKVAEVDRKSKKLKNNTKRKSENDKQITADDGKNDKDDQKEFEVEKIIEVQYKKNKTREFLIRWKGFTSADDTWEPEENLNCPELIAKFMQKVEKARTMEARELRANRPHTKRYTLTTHEHGRRLSRRNMDKQRATYHECDE; this is encoded by the exons ATGCGAAGATTGAGTAGCAaaaacaagcataagaaatcgGAAATGTGGAGTGAGAGTAGTTCGGACGAAAATGGCGTCGCGCGTACAAATATAATCGACAGCGACGATAAAATGAAGGCTGGAAAGGATAACGAAAACGCGGAAATGCCAAAAAGAGGTGCTGCGAAAAAGCGTGCATCTCGTAGTCGTCATAGTCAAAAGGAAGCACTCGAAAATTTGGACGTAGAAGCGGAAGAAGAAGATACTCAATCCGCGGACGCCGAAGAAGAGAAGAATGTGGAAAAGGGTGGAGCGAGTAAAAAACTTAAGAAAGAAGATCAAAAGAGTAATATTATAAAAGACGGAAATAATAAAGATGAATATGAG GTGGAGAAAATTGTAGGTCAACGTACTATTAAGGGTCGACGTCAATTTTTGATTAGATGGAAAGGATATGGAGAGGATTCTGATACTtgggaacaagaagaagatctTAATTGTTCACAATTGATTGAGGAATTTCTAGCTGAAGATGAAGAAAATCATGAAGAGATTAAGCCTAAAAAGTCTGAAAATTCTGCAAAATCACCAAAGAAAGTTGCAGAAGTGGACAGAAAATCCAAAAaacttaaaaataatacaaaaagaaaatcagaGAATG ATAAACAGATAACTGCAGATGAtggaaaaaatgataaagacGATCAAAAGGAATTTGAAGTAGAGAAAATCATAGAAGTACAGTACAAGAAAAATAAAACCAGGGAATTTTTAATTCGTTGGAAAGGTTTTACATCAGCAGATGATACATGGGAACcggaagaaaatttaaattgtcctGAACTGATCGCAAAATTCAtgcaaaaagtagaaaaagccAGAACCATGGAAGCACGCGAACTTAGAGCAAATCGTCCCCATACAAAACGATACACACTGACAACACATGAACATGGAAGAAGATTGTCGCGAAGAAATATGGATAAACAAAG AGCTACGTATCATGAATGTGATGAATAA